Within the Serratia sp. UGAL515B_01 genome, the region TCCGTGAATGCCTGCCGATAACCGAGCCTATCGGCCAATTCTGCGAAAATATCAAAGTCGTTACGAGCCTGATGTTGCGGCGCAATCGCTTGATGCATCGCGAGTACATAGCGGCCACGTGACGATCCGCCGATATCATTACGTTCTAGAGCACTGGTTACGGGCAGCACGATATCGGCCATTTTGGCTGCAGGAGTCCACCAAATGTCCTGCACGATTACGGTGTTTGGTTTCTGCCATCCTTGCACCAACCGATTAAGCTGCTGATGATGGTGAAATGGGTTCCCACCAGCCCAATGCACCAAATGAATATCGGGATAATGATAGGTTTGCCCCTGGAACGAATAGGGCTCACCAGGCTTTAGCAACATATCACTGATGCGAGCTACCGGGATCGACAAGCCAGCCGGATTATCACCAATAGGCATCATCGGGCCTGGTGTATCAACACGCGGGTTTCCAACGCCATTCATCGAACCGTGACCGAAAGAGAAACCACCGCCCGGTAACCCTACTTGACCTAGCATGGATGCAAGGGCGATCAACATCCAGTAAGGTTGTTCCCCCCTGTGTGCCCGTTGCACCGAGTAAGCGCAGGTCATAAAGCTGCGCACCCCGATGAGCTGTTGAGCCAACCTGGCTATACGTGCAGCAGGAATACCGGTGATATTGCTGGCCCACTCCGGGGTTTTAGCAATACCGTCACTCTCTCCGTTGAGATAGTTGGCCAGTTGCGGATAACCCACACAGTGACTGGACAGAAACGCTTGATCTTGTGCATCATAACGCTGGATCTCATAGGCGAGTGCCAGCATCAGAGCAACATCAGTATTTGGCCGGATGGGTATCCACTCAGCATTTGCAAAGGGCGGACAGTCGTCACGCATCGGACTGATGTTGATGATCGGTGTTCCTTTATGAGCCAACTTTTCCAGCCACGGTTTGAGCGAGTGCTCCACCGCGCCTCCGGAAGCTACCTGTGCATTCTTCAAAGCCAGCCCACCAAACGCGACGAACAATTGGCAATGTTCGACAACACTGGGCCAGGTAGTGACACGCCCGGTCAACGGGCTGTAGGTACCGATAATATAGGGAAGAAAGAACTGTGCAGTTCCCCAGCTATAGTTTCCTTGCTGATCAACACCGCCGCCGCCAGCAAAATAGAAACGACGTACCAGCGAGCGAGCATGATGTAAACGCCCGGCAGAGGACCAGCCATAGGAACCAGTGAAGATCCCCGACGCGCCGTAACGTTCGCGTACTCGCTGGTTTTCATCAGCGATCAAATCCAGTGCGACGTCCCAATCAACCTCCACAAACGGCTCTTTACCTCGTAGAGCCCCA harbors:
- a CDS encoding molybdopterin guanine dinucleotide-containing S/N-oxide reductase gives rise to the protein MTIIRYPQLAHWGAYHAVVENGRLVRCEPFAEDNDPSPLLNSIMPMVYSDKRIRKPAVRRSWLQKREKSDGALRGKEPFVEVDWDVALDLIADENQRVRERYGASGIFTGSYGWSSAGRLHHARSLVRRFYFAGGGGVDQQGNYSWGTAQFFLPYIIGTYSPLTGRVTTWPSVVEHCQLFVAFGGLALKNAQVASGGAVEHSLKPWLEKLAHKGTPIINISPMRDDCPPFANAEWIPIRPNTDVALMLALAYEIQRYDAQDQAFLSSHCVGYPQLANYLNGESDGIAKTPEWASNITGIPAARIARLAQQLIGVRSFMTCAYSVQRAHRGEQPYWMLIALASMLGQVGLPGGGFSFGHGSMNGVGNPRVDTPGPMMPIGDNPAGLSIPVARISDMLLKPGEPYSFQGQTYHYPDIHLVHWAGGNPFHHHQQLNRLVQGWQKPNTVIVQDIWWTPAAKMADIVLPVTSALERNDIGGSSRGRYVLAMHQAIAPQHQARNDFDIFAELADRLGYRQAFTEGRNEREWIESIYQRCGEAQQCAGIPWPDFDTFWQRGYVELQAPEKDYVFFEEFRLDPQANPLKTPSGKIELFSETIASYGYDDFSGHPEWRPPIEWLGASQTERWPLHLISIQPDDRLHSQLDPAPQVQANKVAGKEKIYLHPEDAKKRGITDGVLVRVSNERGSCLAGAVFNQGITRGVVLMATGAWFDPGFGPNWQQTEQSGNPNVLTLDIGTSSLTQGPNAMSCLVEVTLADKQK